GCCGCTTGCGGCAGCGTTTAGCGGAAGATATCGCCCATGCAACCGCACTGCGTCGGTGGACGGCGTCGTGCTGTGGCGTGGCTTCCTCCACTGGGTTGAGGTAATCATCGGGGCGAGCAGAGAACTAGCAGACTCTAACAGCGTGGATTTACAACCAGTTCCGTTCAAGCTTTTTTCTCAGTGAGCCGGGGAGCGAACTATGTGTCTGCTGGTTGAGTTCGTCGCCTTATCCTCTTCAGGGCGAGTCATGCCGCGGCGATTGCTGCTCGAGACTTGGCGGGGGCGACCGGCGACGGGGGCACAGCTGTGTAAAGCCGCGCCAAGAAAACCCGGAGTGAAAGACCGGGAGGCAACGAAGCAGACAGACAAAACAACAATTTCCTATGGTTCCCGAACTGGACTTGGCCTTCAAATAGAAAGTGCAGGCTTGGAACGGTGGCAGAAGAGCCTTCTTCAACAGCCCGCGGTCGACGTCGTTCCGCTATCTCGAGTCGTCCGCGAGAAAAATCCGTGCAGGACAAGCACGCGagcctcctcgtcggcgcgcgcgggaaaGAATGGTCGCGCGGTTGCATCACACAAGCACGCACACGCTTCCTCCGTCGTCGTCACTAATTCTGTAGAGTGTAATTTGTTCGTACTGCTCCCTCCTGCTTTTGACCGGAGCGTTTTTTCCTGCGACAATACACGGCAGTGCCACGGACGAACTGGACGTGCAGCGGAACTAGCCATGCGTGCCTCCTCAGAGTCGCCATCGAGTTTTGCGTAGAGACCTGGCACAAACTCTTTTTGCTTCACTTTGTGGAATGCTGGTAGAAAGAGGGGGCGCCAATGAAGTTTTCCGGGAAGCTGTCCTTCCTTCGGAGCAGTGTATGTACAGTGGATACAGTAGCTTGCGCGTGCCGCGCCGTTGCAGGAGGTCATTTCCCTCCGAGGCACCTGCGTTTCCACTCTATGTTCGTTGGAAATCTGATATGGTCGAGCCGTCGTATTCGCTTCTCCCTCCGGCTCCTTCATCTGTGTTGGCGCGAAAGCAAGTGTTTCGACGGGAGGAAATTGGGCCTCTcacggcgtctgcgtcccaTCCCGTCCGGCAGATGCAGGCGTCGAGACACCCTCTGTCTAATTCAAGGGAGAAAAGGCATTGAGTGATTGGTGCCCGATGGCTCCATGGGTGAgtcgccttctcgtcctACAGCATTCATCCTTTGCTGGTAGCAGATTTTTTCGTTCATGAGCGCCTCTGAGTCGCTCGCCCATCCTGACGCTGAGAGATTGCAATGttccttcgtcgtcttcattCAAGAGTGCAAAGCTTTtctcggcgccgtctctAATGAGGCCGGCAGTCTGAAGAAGTGGGAAACCAacgaggggggagggagaggagaaggagataGACAACTGCCGGCGCGGGAAACCCGCCAGAGTCCACGCGTTGCTCCCCTTGCTGTCGAAGCCTTCTGGTCGTTCCTGCCTTTAACGGCTGACCAGGAAGCTGACTGTTTTTGCGCGTTGTTGCCACTCGCCAAATGACGGTCTCTCCCCGTGTCTCCCAGTTCATCCCTCATTCAGTTCACCCATCGAGCCCCCGCATCGCCGCGAGGCAAGGACATGATTTTTTTTGACGTGCTTGTGTATGTCTTTGGTTTCTTTGGCACTTCCGGTGTTCCGAAATCCTCTAGTGCCTGGGGCACCCCCCCAGACGCCCGTATCTCCTCGACTTTCGCTCTCGAAGATGGCAGGGTCACGGGAAGGCACGGTATTCTGCGCAGTCAGATTCAACTGTCACTGCAACCAAACTCAGATTGGTAGGTTTCATCCTGGCGTCAAGAGCTTGTCCTCTGGTCGATAGTCGGAGAAGCGTTAGGGGGCGTCGTTTGCTGGTGGCTGGATGCCGTTTCAGTCCGCTGGGTCCCTTTGCACCTTGCGGATCGTGTCTCTcactttcttcctctccgctgcctgGGCCGCGATGtagtcgtcgtcttcgctgagACAAGAGAGGCCGATAGGTGCATCGATTCTTGATCTTCACCCTCCTCGCTCACTGTCCATCCGCGTACCTAGATTTCTGCGTTCTCCTCGGGCCCtcgtttcttctcgctccACCCTCTCTCTTCACGTGGGCCGTCGTTCTGCGCACTCTCCCTCTGGGGcacgtctgccgcctctgtctTCCACTTCACTCTCTTCTTGTCCTCCTTTTATCTTgcccccttcctcctcgtggCCACACGCCTGCAGCTGGAGGTGCGCGGCTGTTTCCATCCCGTTGAGGGTTTGAATTCTTCGACGTCAGAGCACGGAACGTTCTGCTCCTGCCGGTCGCGGCCACGCAAGCTCCTGTTTGCTTTGAATGCGTTGTGTGCAGGCGACCAGGTTTGCCTGTTGGGCAGTacggcggcgctgggcaAATGGTCCTTTTCTCATCGCGTGCCGCTGACGACCTCGCCGGAGCTGTATCCTCGCTGGTACACAGAGCGTCCTGTCCTGCTCCCCGCGTACGCCGACGTCCGATACAAGTTCCTGATTTGCAATAAAGACGCGCCCCTGTGTCAGGCCTGTCGCTACGAGCCAGCGGCGTCTTTcggggcgggcgccgacgcctccggcagcgcgcggggCGCCTCGCTGGTCACCGCGTCTTCTCagctcggcgacgacgctggGGCCGGCTTCGggctggaggagggcgagagcgcgggCTGGGGCCGTGGGCGGTCGCTGCTGGCCCgggggggcgacggcgcgactCTCGTCTACGACGGCAAGACGGCTGCCCGACACCGCGACGCGAAGCACGGCAACTCCTGCGGGCTCGCCATCAGCACCAGCGACATCGTGCAGAGCCAAaagtgctgcggcgccgtcatGAAGGGCGAGTGGGAGGCTGCGAAGCGCTGGGAGAATATCCGCGGTCAACAGGGCGACCGAGTCCTCAGCCTCACCAGCCACGCCGTCGAGGTCTTCGACACCTTCGGTAAGACCCAACAGCGAGGCCAccaggaggggggggggggggcagggtTTGCGTTCTGGAGCACGCAGTAGATTTTTGAGGGAAGCCCTGGACGGTGAGAGACGCTGGCGTAAGCTGCCTGAGGCGGCGGTTTGCTCTAAGCATTTTGCTAAAAAGTGCGGGGGAGTTTGTTTAGGCGAGAGCCCGGCAGAGGGTTTCGGAGCGGGTTTGGGAAGGGAAGGTGCAAGCGTCGGCCGCGACCGATGATCCATGAATGCAGGCGAAAAGTGTGAGTGTCTTTCTAACAAACGTGTGtttgcttttttcttttGCCGTGTGACAGGTGCGGAGCCGTCCTCCCACACCGTGCCCGGGGGGGCCTCGGCGGGGTTTCCGACCCACCGCAAGCGGTCGTCGTCTTGCGCCCCGCTGTGTCGGGCCCCTTTGTCCTCTCGAGGCGACTTCGGGCCTCCGAGCGCCGCTACAGGAGGCCGCCACCCCGAGAGTGGCTGCTGTTGTGTgtcgctctgccgcgccgcatggagcgaggcggggagagaagacgagttttacctcgccggcgcgcactCGCTGCCTGGCGGGGGCGGTGGCCCCTTCCATGCCCCAGGAGGAGGGCAGCGCCACAGTTCGCGGGcttcgcagcgcagcagctacgcgtcgtccgccgtgTCGTACGCGGAGCCCGCCTACGCCACGAGAAAGGGCGGCGTGCGGTCTTTAGTCCCGCCGCTGgaagtcgccgcggcgctgccgtcgccagaGTCTCCCAACAGCCGCATggcccgcgacgccgtctgcgccgatgctgcggtctcctccgcgtctgctgcgcacaCGTATTTTTCGCGCCTGAAGCGATTTGATGATTTCGACAGCCTTCACCAGCTACCGTCTTCCCCCggcgcgcccttctcgccgctaGCCGCCGCGGGACTTGTCGCCCCTGAAGGCTACCGCACCCGACGACGCCACAGCACGGGCTGCTACGGGGGGCACCCAGGGGCGTCGtggtgcgcggcgccgctttATGGCGGCGGCCTGGTGCCCCCGCCTGTCGTACCCTCGCCCCTAGCGTCAGactccttccgcgccgccctcgactCCATGGCAGCCTACTACCCCGCCCAGGGGCTCTACGACCTCGTTCCGATCGCGCCAGGCTCCAGTCCCCGCCGGGTGCCGAGGCACCTCCGCGATCACAAGGCGCcgtccctctcgccttccacGGGCGACGAGAAGGCCACGGAACTGAGTCGAGTCAAGCCCGGCGCGAGGCTGAGTTCCAAGTCGGGCCgttgcggcggccgcgtcgagggagacgcagggaCAGAAAAGAACCTGAAGCCAAGGAAAGCCCGAAGCGCGCCTCAGGCCGACGCCAGCTCGCTGGAGGAGGGCAGAGGGAAAGTGGAGCAGGAAGGAGGACAAGAGAAGGCCATCAAGAATGTGGGCGAGGTAAGGCCACTGATTTTTGCTCCTGAGACGCCCAAGAGGCGCGTACCTTTAGTTCCGAGGTCGAATGTGACATCATTTTTTCGGTGTGTGGGGTGTTGCTCTCCAGTTCAACTTCCTGCAGGCGCTGGGGCAGTTGTCTTCCACTCCGCTGCACGAATATCTCCGGATGCTCAACGGCGAGAACAAGCTGCCGACCGTCTCCTCAACTGTCCTTTCACTggccctcgcctcgtcgctttgctccgccgcgccgtgtcccgcgctgctgccctcgtcgcccggcGGCCTCAAGGAAGTGCTGGCCGCGAAGGTGAGGACGGGCACCAGGAGAGCCAGGCGACCAGGGGCGAGGGAGGTttgcggagaaggaaggacGAAGTCAGTCCCGCAGCGCGCAGCCTGCGACGAGGGTTTGTCAAAAGAATTAGACAGAGAAATCGCAGTCAAGTCCGTGAGGAGGGAGCAACAACGCGGGGTCCCCCGTggcgttctctctctcgtcttcatAAAGCCTCCACTATTTTCccgctttttcttcctgCTTGCAGGTTGCTTCATTtccgccttcggcggcgcccgagaCAGGCCCGTCTGGACCTCTGTCAGGTGAAGAGGGTGCCAGGCCGGAAGAGGAAAAGCGAGAAGGAAACAAAgaggctgcgcagggcggcgcaaACGCTGCTTTAGAGAAGGCAcaagaggcggaagaggcggcggatTTTCAGCTCTCCAAGGCAGCAGCGCATCAcctcgaagacgccgcggtcgccgcagcggaagcTGCGATTGCGCGGCTGGAGAGCAGGTTGTTCAGGACCGTCCAGGAggctgtatgtacaccgcgTGTGCCTGCAGGGAAGCATGAGAGCGACGGGAGGAAGCGGACGCgcaagcgcgaggagggagaccacgcagaagcgcgagagggcagaagagaaggcgacgaccgCGGTCACTCTCGCTtcagcagcggcgcttcgAGTAACAGGCACTGTTCCTCGTCTATCAGATgcgtttcttcctcctcctcggccggGAATCTCCCGTACAGCGACGAGTCTGTGCGGGAGTTGTCGGCCTGTTCGTTCCGCCGGGACAGCGCGTCTCCAGAGTCATCGGCGGCCCTTTCTCCGCGGAAAGAGTGGAAGAGGtcggaggaggagacgaagaagtgGAGAGAAGATTCGCGCGACCGGCTCGCGTGCTTGCAGGACGAagtccgctgcctcgcgtcaGCTCTCTTTGAGATTCGGCGTGAGCAAGCATttgcgcggcagctgctcgccgcgctctgcgggTCCCTCGAGCGCGCCTTCGAAGACCGGAAACTCGATGAAGGCTCCTGTTCAcccgtcttctcctcgcctcgcctctacGCGGGCCAGTTGAAACAAATGCGGGATAGCCACAGCGAGAGGGAAACGCCAGGGCACACAACCTGCGAGAAAACCCAGAGATGGGCCTCAGCAGACGCAacgcccgacgcgccggccCGCTTCCGCGATGCcgtgcgcagctgcctggcCTCAGGCGGGCCGCGCAAAGCTGCGGAGGGGCGCCCAGCCAAAGACGAGAGGCGAGGGTCCGACCCCGAGCAACTCGAAGAGAGAGCCGTGCAGTGCTTCTCCCTCGAAGGCTCGCCTTCGTGCCTCGAAAGCGAAGTCGAACTGGAAGAGGAAAGTCGTGCAGAAACGGAAGATGCAGGCGAGCAGGGAACAAAGCGAGAGCCCCtaaaagaggaagaggaagtaCCAGGCGACACGCCAAATCCCGAAGCTCaggctctgcgtgcgcgcggcgaaccTGAAACAGCACCCTAAGGACGAGGTGCAGACGAACGTCACGACGATGCCAGGGGAGCAGAGAACCGGATCTAACCTGCACGGAAGCAGAGTAACAGGAGGAAAGCACACTGGCGGCGGTTCGCTGACCTCAGCCGTGCGAAGGATACCGGGGCCATCGGGGCCTGGAGGAGGCTGAATCGAGGGAGCGCTTAAGGTTGTTGTGAGTGTGTGCCACGCGCTCCGCTACTGAAAGGCATGTAAGACAATCCGTGGCAAGAGAAGCACCAGTGGAGTTGTCGAGTACTTTTTGCGGGAACTCGTCTGAGCGTACCGTGCAGAGTTCCGCCTGTGTCGAAAACCTCTCTCGCCCTGTCTCCTTAGGGGGAGAAAGGAAGAAGGGTTCTCTACTTTTGCGAAAATCcactgcctctctccgcggcgatCTCAGCTTGACCGTGTCACTCAACTGTCAAGAGCGGAAGAGAACCAGCAGTCCTAAGCGATGTAGACGTGTACGCATGAGAGAagccggcctccgcagcgtcgctgACTGATCCAAGGGCAAGGGTGCGTGGAAGGGTGGAAACGGGGAGTACCACGAAGGGACACCGTGGACaggatgtctggtttaggCAGCAATCCGGCAGGACGGAACGGAGTGAGTGCAAGGGATGGAGAACGGTAAATGAAGGAACGGGACATGCAAAGACGAAAGCAAACACTCGCGAGAGTCAAAACGGGTCTTGCGCGTTTTCCCGAGCTCCGCCCGTGGTTTGCAGCGGTGTATACGTTAAGCGTGGGGGCACATATTTTGGAACGGAGCTGCATCGCAATTTTTTTATCTGTGCTTTCCCTGTGACCGTTTTCCGGTGTATGTACGCCAGGCACATGTGTTCAAAGGAGCCTAGTGGGGAACACCAGGAACGGAAGGCAGATCGACAGTGGAGGAACTCGTGCATTTTTTTAATCTGCTTTTATCTTCGTGTACTCCAAATCGATCCGAGTAACGGATGTGAACACCGGATCGCACAGAAAGCAGATTGCGGACCGGAAGAGGGGCGAACACGTTGAGCGTTCCACTCAGCCAGGAAAAAGGCAGTCAGTCATTTCCGTACTGAGCACACTCCACAGCAGTGTTGCACGAGTCAATTCTACTAGTTCACGTTTCCCGCATTTTTTATTACGCTTCATTAGGTCATGGTCAACAGCAAGGGGGAAGCAGCTCatctcgccgcgccttctgccgcaGTCCTGATGCACGCTCTAGCGAGCGTTACAGCATCGCCCTAGTGGATATATGCATGTTTGCATTGTTGGCGTGAGCGAAATTGCAGCCCCTTGGTGCTTTGCCACTGGCAACGCAAACCGACGACATACCCTTCTGCATTATTGTGACCACAAATATACAGAGCAGCACAGAAGCGACCTCACATCAGTCCTGACTGCTGAGCTGGTTTGTCTCGCACACTACGGTGAGGACGAAAGAGAGAAGTAATGCGGACAAACGGCGAAGCGATTTTTGTGGTTTTGTAGAGATGAGTGACAACAGGGTGTGTGAGTGATGTCTCTGTGCTGAGGCAGTATCGAAGGTAGCGTCAATCGTATAACGGTTCCACGAGCCTTGCTGCAGTAAACGTGGAGCCCCTTCCCTGTCTCCCGAGGTTCTCGTACGTTGTGGTGCGACCAGAACTGCGCAAGAGAAAAGACCAACAAGCTTCATTCGCTCGTGTGCGGCCGCATCCCCGCTGGTTTGCTGTGGCTTTCACTCCGGAAAGCTTCCTGCTACCACCCCGCCGATGGCATGGCCTCCTCCTGCCAGTACAAAAGGTAGCTCAGCCCCGCCAAACAAAATTTGTCATCGCTCCGGCATCAGAACGAAATGAACACACCGGGAGATAGCCATCGCAATCAAGTCTGGTATGAtgccgcggcagagagcgaacCGCTTCAGGTAGCTGGGAGCAGACCGGCCCACTGTGAGGGCCTCGCTCCCTTGACTCCGAGAGAAAGCATCCAGATCGGCTGCTTGATCCCCGGGGTATTGCAGCAAAACAAAGGCTGCCACAGAGCAGTGAATGCAGCCGTGGCTGGTGGCCTTCAAAGCTTGAACATCGCCATCAGCAGTGAGGTCCAGGGCTACGATGAGCCACAGCACCCGCCTGTAGCTCGAGCAGGCGGCCTGCTAGTCCCACCTAGCTCGATCCTGCATTGGGTCTGTGGCGTCGTCCATTGCTGGTCACAAGGGGGCTGGAAGGTGCCAACAAGAGCGCATTCTGAGCCACTGCGATTCTGTCAAGAATTTTCATCGTTTATCTATTGGCTGTGGCAAACGCGCTCGCTCTGTAGTCTGTCTCAACTGGCGTGCGGAAGCAGGTTTGCGGTTTCGCGGATCCAGCCGTATTACACTCCTCTTTCGCCCCTGCACGCGGTACAACCCTTTTGCAGGTCAACAAGGGAGCATGTTAGCGCGGATTCAGTATTTTCGCGGTCAGCTGGACGTCGTATGCCCtgccgggcgcgcggccccGAAGATCGACTGGCAAGATCGGATGTGGGACGTCGAGATGGAAGACGTGAGCGGCGCCCTCGAAGAAGTGGACGTCGAGATGGAGGATGCGACGCGTGCTGAGGTCGATGTGGAGATGGAGGAGgtgcgagaagagaaaaacttGCAGTCTTTAGAGAAGTTTCGTGGGGGAACATTCGCTTAGCCGTAGGGGAACATTCGTTTAGCGCTAGCGCTAAGCGATGTTCCCAGAGGGCTGACTCTGCCCGATTGGAAGGCAGAACGAGTACAAGGAAAAACGTATGGGAGAGGCAAAGGCAGGGAAATATTGTAAGATCAGGAGAAAGGGAAGGTGAAAGCGACTGAGAAGTGATTCCGGAGAGGTGTCGCGTCATATGACCCGTAGCTGGAAAGTATCTCGTTTGGCGGCTGTCGAGAACTTGTAGAGGGCGTGATGTGTCTGCATACCACAAGTTGGATAGTGTCCTTtgctggcgcagcgccaTTTCTGTCAAAAATAATATTAGTGCGCGTCTGATCTATGGGATTTACAGAAccggtatatatatatacacttCGAAGCCATGTGGATACTCATCTGCAGTATATTTTTCAGTCTCCGGATTATGGTGCAAGTTGTCCGTTGTGAAAACGCATCGTTGTTCAATCTGTCGTCGCAAGAAAACACTTGACCGAACATATCTTCGGGCTGCGTCCAAATCCACTCACAGCTCCTAGCTTAAGATTGCTACCGAAGGCACCTCGGCTTCCCAACTCAGCGAAAGTCTCATGCCAAGCGTTCTATGCAGCGCCTCCCTTGTCGCCCGGCAGAAGGAAACGCTATCCTTGTATTtttcactcaaagtatctatggataccactatacttaatgcacttaacatgatggtcatgaaaagcacaagagaacttggatccgaTAAACAAAGACCGgagcgtctgtctctgcgatGCTCTCTAGCTCTCTGTTTCTGGCGCGGACTCACACGTATCGCTTCTCAGCTTTTCGCTCTAACCAGTTCTTAGCGGAAGCTCATCAGTTTGCCACTCTTTGCTAGAGGGGTCCGGAAAAGCGTTGTCCGCAGGGGACTGACTTCTCGCAAGTTCCATCCGCAGAACGCCGGAAATCCGCTTCTGGCCGAACATCCTAGACGAGCTgacccgccgcctgcctctttGGGCTGAAAAGGGAGGAAAAGTTGTTCACCCGCTCCTCACGGCCCGCCGTAAACGCTAGCCGGATCCCCAGTAGATGCTAAGC
Above is a window of Besnoitia besnoiti strain Bb-Ger1 chromosome Unknown contig00007, whole genome shotgun sequence DNA encoding:
- a CDS encoding uncharacterized protein (encoded by transcript BESB_072120), giving the protein MAGSREGTVFCAVRFNCHCNQTQIGDQVCLLGSTAALGKWSFSHRVPLTTSPELYPRWYTERPVLLPAYADVRYKFLICNKDAPLCQACRYEPAASFGAGADASGSARGASLVTASSQLGDDAGAGFGLEEGESAGWGRGRSLLARGGDGATLVYDGKTAARHRDAKHGNSCGLAISTSDIVQSQKCCGAVMKGEWEAAKRWENIRGQQGDRVLSLTSHAVEVFDTFGAEPSSHTVPGGASAGFPTHRKRSSSCAPLCRAPLSSRGDFGPPSAATGGRHPESGCCCVSLCRAAWSEAGREDEFYLAGAHSLPGGGGGPFHAPGGGQRHSSRASQRSSYASSAVSYAEPAYATRKGGVRSLVPPLEVAAALPSPESPNSRMARDAVCADAAVSSASAAHTYFSRLKRFDDFDSLHQLPSSPGAPFSPLAAAGLVAPEGYRTRRRHSTGCYGGHPGASWCAAPLYGGGLVPPPVVPSPLASDSFRAALDSMAAYYPAQGLYDLVPIAPGSSPRRVPRHLRDHKAPSLSPSTGDEKATELSRVKPGARLSSKSGRCGGRVEGDAGTEKNLKPRKARSAPQADASSLEEGRGKVEQEGGQEKAIKNVGEFNFLQALGQLSSTPLHEYLRMLNGENKLPTVSSTVLSLALASSLCSAAPCPALLPSSPGGLKEVLAAKVASFPPSAAPETGPSGPLSGEEGARPEEEKREGNKEAAQGGANAALEKAQEAEEAADFQLSKAAAHHLEDAAVAAAEAAIARLESRLFRTVQEAVCTPRVPAGKHESDGRKRTRKREEGDHAEAREGRREGDDRGHSRFSSGASSNRHCSSSIRCVSSSSSAGNLPYSDESVRELSACSFRRDSASPESSAALSPRKEWKRSEEETKKWREDSRDRLACLQDEVRCLASALFEIRREQAFARQLLAALCGSLERAFEDRKLDEGSCSPVFSSPRLYAGQLKQMRDSHSERETPGHTTCEKTQRWASADATPDAPARFRDAVRSCLASGGPRKAAEGRPAKDERRGSDPEQLEERAVQCFSLEGSPSCLESEVELEEESRAETEDAGEQGTKREPLKEEEEVPGDTPNPEAQALRARGEPETAP
- a CDS encoding uncharacterized protein (encoded by transcript BESB_072130); its protein translation is MNTPGDSHRNQVWYDAAAESEPLQVAGSRPAHCEGLAPLTPRESIQIGCLIPGVLQQNKGCHRAVNAAVAGGLQSLNIAISSQQGSMLARIQYFRGQLDVVCPAGRAAPKIDWQDRMWDVEMEDVSGALEEVDVEMEDATRAEVDVEMEEVREEKNLQSLEKFRGGTFA